A single Actinomadura algeriensis DNA region contains:
- the lexA gene encoding transcriptional repressor LexA, translating into MSKVRELPDGPLDESGLTQRQRMVLEVIRDSVQRRGYPPSMREIGEAVGLTSTSSVSHQLRTLQRKGYLRRDPNRPRAVEVRVPGTTPVQTEQEPADGTAGARQAPAYVPLVGRIAAGGPILAEEAVEDVFTLPKQLVGEGTHFLLKVTGDSMIDAAIADGDWVVVRQQPVAEQGDIVAAMIDGEATVKTFKRRDGHIWLMPQNPAYEPIPGDEASVLGRVVAVLRKM; encoded by the coding sequence ATGAGCAAGGTCCGGGAGCTGCCCGACGGGCCGTTGGACGAGTCGGGGCTGACGCAGCGGCAACGCATGGTGCTCGAGGTGATCCGCGACTCGGTGCAGCGCCGCGGGTACCCGCCGTCCATGCGGGAGATCGGCGAGGCCGTCGGCCTGACCAGCACCTCCAGCGTGTCGCACCAGCTCCGCACCCTGCAGCGCAAGGGCTACCTGCGGCGCGACCCGAACCGGCCGCGCGCGGTCGAGGTGCGGGTGCCGGGGACGACGCCCGTGCAGACCGAGCAGGAGCCCGCGGACGGCACCGCCGGGGCCCGGCAGGCGCCCGCCTACGTGCCGCTCGTCGGCCGGATCGCCGCCGGTGGCCCGATCCTCGCCGAGGAGGCCGTCGAGGACGTCTTCACGCTCCCCAAGCAGCTCGTCGGCGAGGGAACGCACTTCCTGCTGAAGGTCACCGGCGACTCGATGATCGACGCGGCGATCGCCGACGGCGACTGGGTCGTCGTCCGCCAGCAGCCGGTCGCCGAGCAGGGCGACATCGTCGCCGCCATGATCGACGGCGAGGCCACGGTGAAGACCTTCAAGCGGCGCGACGGGCACATCTGGCTGATGCCGCAGAACCCCGCGTACGAGCCCATCCCGGGCGACGAGGCGTCCGTCCTCGGACGGGTCGTGGCGGTCCTCCGCAAGATGTGA
- the leuS gene encoding leucine--tRNA ligase, with protein sequence MSSDEQYDPRAVQDKWQARWAELDPFKAVESDDGRERRYALDMFPYPSGDLHMGHAEAFAIGDVPARYWLQRGHNVLHPIGWDSFGLPAENAAIKRDSHPAEWTYANIDTQAASFQRYAPSFDWSRRLHTSDPEYYKWTQWLFLRFYERGLAYRKGGHVNWCPKDQTVLANEQVVGGHCERCGALVEKRVLTQWYFKITEYADRLLDDMEQLEGKWPERVLLMQRNWIGRSTGADVDFVIEGRDEPVTVYTTRPDTLYGATFMVVAADAALAEEVCAPDRRAEFEAYREGVSRESEIERLSTEREKTGVFLGRYAINPVNGERLPVWASDYVLAEYGHGAIMAVPAHDQRDLDFALKFGLPVRVVVETGRADPAETGVATPGEGRLVNSGPIDGLAKTDGIARIIDIMQERGTGRASVNFRLRDWLVSRQRFWGCPIPIVHCDVCGEVPVPDEQLPVRLPDGLRGADLAPKGTSPLAAAADWVNTECPKCGGAATRDTDTMDTFVDSSWYYFRYCSPGYEGGPFDVEQVRRWMPVDQYTGGVEHAILHLLYSRFFTKVLHDMGMVDFTEPFTRLLNQGQVINQGKAMSKSLGNGVDLGEQIGEFGVDVVRLAILFSGPPEDDIDWADVSPHGMSKFLTRVHRIATEVASDPGTDAASGDVALRRVTARTVDEVTTLVESQRFNVAIARVMKLVAEARKAIDSGPGAADPAVREAAETIAVLLSLFAPYTAEEAWSLLGRTAPVIRAGWPSADPALLVEESVTCVVQVAGKVRDRLEVAPGIAADELERLALASPKIQDALGGADVAKVIVRAPKIVNIVPKR encoded by the coding sequence GTGAGCAGCGACGAGCAGTACGACCCGCGGGCGGTTCAGGACAAGTGGCAGGCCCGGTGGGCGGAGCTCGACCCGTTCAAGGCCGTCGAGAGCGACGACGGCCGGGAGCGGCGCTACGCGCTGGACATGTTCCCCTACCCCAGCGGTGACCTGCACATGGGCCACGCCGAGGCGTTCGCGATCGGCGACGTCCCCGCCCGCTACTGGCTGCAGCGCGGCCACAACGTGCTGCACCCCATCGGCTGGGACTCCTTCGGCCTGCCCGCCGAGAACGCCGCCATCAAGCGCGACTCCCACCCTGCCGAGTGGACGTACGCCAACATCGACACGCAGGCCGCGTCGTTCCAGCGGTACGCGCCGTCGTTCGACTGGTCGCGGCGGCTGCACACCTCCGACCCCGAGTACTACAAGTGGACGCAGTGGCTGTTCCTGCGCTTCTACGAGCGGGGCCTGGCCTACCGCAAGGGCGGCCACGTCAACTGGTGCCCCAAGGACCAGACCGTCCTGGCCAACGAGCAGGTCGTCGGCGGGCACTGCGAGCGCTGCGGCGCACTGGTCGAAAAGCGCGTGCTGACCCAGTGGTACTTCAAGATCACCGAGTACGCGGACCGGCTGCTGGACGACATGGAGCAGCTGGAGGGCAAGTGGCCCGAGCGGGTCCTGCTGATGCAGCGCAACTGGATCGGCCGCTCCACCGGCGCCGACGTCGATTTCGTCATCGAGGGCCGGGACGAGCCCGTCACCGTTTACACCACGCGTCCCGACACCCTGTACGGCGCCACGTTCATGGTCGTCGCCGCCGACGCCGCGCTGGCCGAGGAGGTCTGCGCGCCCGACCGGCGCGCCGAATTCGAGGCGTACCGCGAGGGAGTCTCGCGGGAGAGCGAGATCGAGCGGCTGTCCACCGAACGGGAGAAGACCGGGGTCTTCCTGGGCCGCTACGCGATCAACCCGGTGAACGGCGAGCGGCTGCCGGTGTGGGCGTCGGACTACGTGCTGGCCGAGTACGGGCACGGCGCGATCATGGCCGTCCCCGCGCACGACCAGCGCGACCTGGACTTCGCGCTGAAGTTCGGGCTGCCGGTCCGCGTCGTCGTCGAGACCGGCCGGGCCGACCCCGCCGAGACGGGCGTCGCCACCCCCGGCGAGGGACGGCTGGTCAACTCCGGCCCGATCGACGGGCTGGCCAAGACGGACGGCATCGCCCGCATCATCGACATCATGCAGGAGCGCGGCACGGGCCGCGCCTCGGTGAACTTCCGGCTGCGCGACTGGCTGGTGTCCCGGCAGCGGTTCTGGGGCTGCCCCATCCCGATCGTGCACTGCGACGTGTGCGGAGAGGTCCCCGTCCCGGACGAGCAGCTGCCGGTGCGGCTGCCCGACGGCCTGCGCGGCGCCGACCTGGCCCCCAAGGGCACCTCGCCGCTGGCCGCCGCGGCCGACTGGGTGAACACCGAGTGCCCCAAGTGCGGCGGCGCCGCCACGCGCGACACCGACACGATGGACACGTTCGTCGACTCGTCCTGGTACTACTTCCGGTACTGCTCGCCGGGGTACGAGGGCGGCCCGTTCGACGTCGAGCAGGTCCGCCGCTGGATGCCGGTCGACCAGTACACCGGCGGCGTCGAGCACGCCATCCTGCACCTGCTGTACAGCCGGTTCTTCACCAAGGTCCTGCACGACATGGGCATGGTCGACTTCACCGAGCCGTTCACGCGGCTGCTGAACCAGGGCCAGGTGATCAACCAGGGCAAGGCGATGTCGAAGTCGCTGGGCAACGGCGTCGACCTGGGTGAGCAGATCGGCGAGTTCGGGGTGGACGTCGTCCGGCTGGCGATCCTGTTCTCCGGCCCGCCCGAGGACGACATCGACTGGGCCGACGTGTCCCCGCACGGCATGTCGAAGTTCCTGACCCGCGTCCACCGCATCGCCACCGAGGTCGCCTCCGACCCCGGCACGGACGCCGCGTCCGGTGACGTCGCGCTGCGCCGCGTCACCGCCCGCACCGTGGACGAGGTCACGACGCTGGTCGAGTCGCAGCGGTTCAACGTCGCGATCGCGCGGGTGATGAAGCTGGTGGCCGAGGCCCGCAAGGCGATCGACTCCGGTCCCGGCGCCGCGGACCCGGCCGTCCGCGAGGCCGCCGAGACGATCGCGGTGCTGCTGTCGCTGTTCGCGCCCTACACCGCCGAGGAGGCGTGGTCGCTGCTGGGCCGCACCGCCCCGGTGATCCGCGCGGGCTGGCCGTCCGCCGACCCGGCCCTGCTGGTCGAGGAGTCGGTGACCTGCGTCGTCCAGGTCGCCGGCAAGGTCCGCGACCGGCTGGAGGTGGCGCCGGGCATCGCGGCCGACGAGCTGGAGCGGCTGGCGCTGGCGTCGCCGAAGATCCAGGACGCGCTGGGCGGTGCGGACGTCGCGAAGGTGATCGTCCGCGCGCCGAAGATCGTGAACATCGTGCCGAAGCGCTGA
- a CDS encoding long-chain-fatty-acid--CoA ligase — protein sequence MLNLSVLLEDAARETPDRDAVVFGDLRLSYSFIDSVANQVANLLRSRGIGPGDKVALSSPNLPYFPMVYFGALKAGAVVVPLNVLLKPREIAYHLSDSDAKAFFCFEGTPELPLGEMGHAGFEQADACEHYFLLPANPAATESPIEGAELFWAALAGQPGTFEPVTSEATDTAVIIYTSGTTGQPKGAELSHGNLLMNAMVDDTLFAKTLHDTSLVTLPLFHIFGQTCVMNVGFYRRGTLVMQPRFDAKEAVALMVREKVNIFAGVPTMYWGLLTDDTSPEDVATIRENLRVAVSGGAALPMEVLKGIKEKFGADVLEGYGLSETSPVASFNRPDRPTKPGSIGLPVWGVEMKLIDDDWKDVEGEGPGEIAIRGHNIMKGYYKRPEATEGAIRDGWFRTGDVARRDDEGYYYIIDRSKDMIIRGGYNVYPRELEEVLMTHPQVSLAAVVGVSHDSHGEEIKAYVIRTPDATVTEDELVAWGKEQFAGYKYPRIVEFRDELPMTATGKILKRELR from the coding sequence ATGCTCAACCTGTCCGTGCTGCTGGAGGACGCCGCCCGCGAGACGCCCGACCGCGACGCGGTCGTGTTCGGCGATCTGCGGCTCTCGTACTCCTTCATCGACTCGGTCGCGAACCAGGTCGCGAACCTTCTCCGGTCGCGCGGCATCGGACCGGGCGACAAGGTGGCGCTGTCCAGCCCCAACCTGCCGTACTTCCCGATGGTCTACTTCGGGGCGCTCAAGGCGGGCGCGGTGGTGGTGCCGCTGAACGTCCTGCTCAAGCCCCGCGAGATCGCCTACCACCTGAGCGACTCGGACGCGAAGGCGTTCTTCTGCTTCGAGGGCACCCCCGAGCTGCCGCTCGGCGAGATGGGGCACGCCGGGTTCGAGCAGGCCGACGCCTGCGAGCACTACTTCCTGCTCCCGGCGAACCCGGCGGCGACCGAGTCGCCGATCGAGGGGGCGGAGCTGTTCTGGGCGGCGCTCGCCGGGCAGCCGGGCACCTTCGAGCCCGTCACCAGCGAGGCCACCGACACCGCCGTGATCATCTACACGAGCGGGACGACCGGGCAGCCGAAGGGCGCCGAGCTGTCGCACGGCAACCTGCTGATGAACGCGATGGTCGACGACACCCTCTTCGCCAAGACGCTGCACGACACCTCGCTGGTGACGCTGCCGCTGTTCCACATCTTCGGGCAGACGTGCGTCATGAACGTCGGGTTCTACCGGCGCGGGACGCTGGTGATGCAGCCGCGGTTCGACGCCAAGGAGGCCGTCGCGCTGATGGTCCGCGAGAAGGTGAACATCTTCGCGGGCGTCCCGACGATGTACTGGGGTCTGCTGACCGACGACACGTCCCCCGAGGACGTCGCGACGATCCGGGAGAACCTGCGGGTCGCGGTGTCGGGCGGCGCGGCGCTGCCGATGGAGGTCCTCAAGGGGATCAAGGAGAAGTTCGGCGCGGACGTCCTGGAGGGCTACGGCCTGTCGGAGACGTCGCCGGTCGCGTCGTTCAACCGCCCGGACCGTCCGACCAAGCCCGGCTCGATCGGCCTGCCGGTGTGGGGCGTCGAGATGAAGCTGATCGACGACGACTGGAAGGACGTCGAGGGCGAGGGCCCCGGCGAGATCGCGATCCGCGGCCACAACATCATGAAGGGCTACTACAAGCGGCCCGAGGCGACCGAGGGCGCGATCCGCGACGGCTGGTTCCGCACCGGCGACGTGGCCCGCCGCGACGACGAGGGCTACTACTACATCATCGACCGCTCCAAGGACATGATCATCCGGGGCGGCTACAACGTGTACCCGCGGGAGCTCGAAGAGGTCCTGATGACGCACCCGCAGGTGTCGCTGGCCGCCGTCGTGGGCGTCTCGCACGACAGCCACGGCGAGGAGATCAAGGCGTACGTGATCCGCACGCCGGACGCGACCGTGACCGAGGACGAGCTGGTCGCGTGGGGCAAGGAGCAGTTCGCCGGCTACAAGTACCCGCGGATCGTCGAGTTCCGCGACGAGCTGCCGATGACCGCCACGGGCAAGATCCTCAAGCGCGAGCTGCGCTGA
- a CDS encoding cytochrome P450: MLKVEDINLTDWGFWRRPHDYRHEAFKALRWHSDLIRFEEPEVVIVEQGPGYYALTRHADVVEASRRPQDFCSGRGTISIPDMPGDLHEYFGSMINMDDPRHAKIRRIVSRAFSPRMIQRFEDKVESVAAELVENIAAGNGTGDFVQDVAARLPLKIICDMMGIGEEKYGTVLDATNVILAGNDAEFLPTGSAEEMAMALLGAGESLKGLVEELGRRRRAEPTDDLTSALVNANIDGESLTDQELGSFFILLVVAGNETTRNAIAHGLDLFTRHPDQRALLTEDFEARMPGAVEEIIRYVSPVIWMRRTATRDTTLNEHEIKEGDKLVLYYWSANRDESVFADPEKFDILRDPNPHVGFGGPGPHFCLGAHLARREITVMFRELLRRVPDIRAGEPERLESNFINGIKRLPYTF, translated from the coding sequence GTGCTCAAGGTCGAGGACATCAACCTGACGGACTGGGGTTTCTGGCGCCGTCCCCACGACTACCGCCACGAGGCGTTCAAGGCCCTGCGATGGCACTCCGACCTGATCCGCTTCGAGGAGCCCGAGGTCGTCATCGTCGAGCAGGGGCCCGGCTACTACGCGCTGACCCGGCACGCCGACGTCGTCGAGGCGTCCCGCCGTCCCCAGGACTTCTGCTCGGGACGCGGCACGATCAGCATCCCCGACATGCCGGGCGACCTGCACGAGTACTTCGGCTCCATGATCAACATGGACGATCCGCGGCACGCCAAGATCCGCCGGATCGTCTCCCGGGCCTTCTCCCCGCGCATGATCCAGCGGTTCGAGGACAAGGTCGAGTCGGTGGCCGCCGAACTGGTGGAGAACATCGCCGCGGGCAACGGGACGGGCGACTTCGTCCAGGACGTCGCCGCCCGCCTCCCGCTGAAGATCATCTGCGACATGATGGGCATCGGCGAGGAGAAGTACGGCACCGTCCTGGACGCCACCAACGTCATCCTCGCGGGCAACGACGCGGAGTTCCTGCCCACCGGCAGCGCCGAGGAGATGGCGATGGCGCTGCTGGGCGCCGGCGAGAGCCTCAAGGGCCTGGTGGAGGAGCTCGGACGCCGCCGCCGCGCCGAGCCCACCGACGACCTGACGTCGGCGCTGGTCAACGCGAACATCGACGGGGAGAGCCTGACCGACCAGGAGCTCGGCTCGTTCTTCATCCTGCTCGTCGTCGCGGGCAACGAGACGACCCGCAACGCGATCGCGCACGGCCTCGACCTGTTCACCCGGCACCCCGACCAGCGGGCGCTCCTCACCGAGGACTTCGAGGCCCGCATGCCGGGCGCCGTCGAGGAGATCATCCGGTACGTGTCCCCGGTGATCTGGATGCGCCGCACCGCGACCCGCGACACGACGCTGAACGAGCACGAGATCAAGGAGGGCGACAAGCTCGTCCTGTACTACTGGTCCGCGAACCGGGACGAGTCGGTCTTCGCCGACCCGGAGAAGTTCGACATCCTCCGCGACCCCAACCCGCACGTCGGGTTCGGCGGCCCGGGCCCGCACTTCTGCCTGGGCGCCCACCTCGCCCGCCGCGAGATCACCGTGATGTTCCGCGAGCTGCTGCGCCGCGTCCCCGACATCCGCGCGGGGGAGCCCGAGCGGCTGGAGTCGAACTTCATCAACGGCATCAAGCGCCTGCCGTACACCTTCTGA
- a CDS encoding alpha/beta fold hydrolase yields MGDIADITDGTIDANGLTFGYLAAGPPDGPLALCLHGFPDTPHTWRPLLPELAAAGYRAVAPFMRGYAPTSVPADGAYQTGALAADAVALHEALGGGPDAVVIGHDWGAAATYGAANLAPDRWRKAVAMAVPPIGVLVNSFFAYEQLKRSFYVFVFQTPLAETVLNRAFVDGLWRDWSPQGAPDPTEEVDRVMDCLATPDNITAALGYYRAMLDPARHIERYAGAQRAADADGVRPVLYLHGEQDGCMGADVVAPGGDLAPIVAALPPGSRARLVPGAGHFLQRDRPAEVNRLILDWLAA; encoded by the coding sequence ATGGGCGACATCGCCGACATCACGGACGGGACGATCGACGCGAACGGGCTCACGTTCGGCTACCTGGCGGCCGGGCCGCCCGACGGGCCGCTGGCGCTCTGCCTGCACGGCTTCCCCGACACGCCCCACACGTGGCGTCCGCTCCTGCCCGAGCTGGCCGCCGCCGGATACCGCGCCGTGGCCCCGTTCATGCGCGGCTACGCGCCCACGTCCGTCCCCGCCGACGGCGCCTACCAGACCGGCGCGCTCGCCGCGGACGCCGTGGCCCTGCACGAGGCCCTCGGCGGCGGCCCGGACGCCGTCGTCATCGGCCACGACTGGGGCGCGGCCGCGACCTACGGGGCGGCGAACCTCGCCCCGGACCGGTGGCGCAAGGCCGTCGCGATGGCCGTCCCGCCCATCGGGGTGCTGGTGAACTCGTTCTTCGCCTACGAGCAGCTCAAGCGCTCCTTCTACGTCTTCGTGTTCCAGACGCCCCTCGCCGAGACGGTCCTGAACCGCGCGTTCGTCGACGGGCTGTGGCGCGACTGGTCTCCCCAGGGCGCCCCCGACCCGACCGAAGAGGTCGACCGCGTCATGGACTGCCTCGCGACCCCCGACAACATCACCGCCGCGCTCGGCTACTACCGGGCGATGCTCGACCCCGCACGGCACATCGAACGCTACGCGGGCGCACAGCGGGCGGCGGACGCGGACGGCGTCCGTCCCGTCCTGTACCTGCACGGCGAGCAGGACGGCTGCATGGGCGCGGACGTCGTCGCACCGGGCGGCGACCTCGCCCCGATCGTCGCCGCGCTGCCGCCGGGTTCGCGGGCGCGGCTCGTCCCCGGCGCGGGGCACTTCCTGCAGCGGGACCGGCCCGCGGAGGTGAACCGGCTGATCCTCGACTGGCTCGCCGCTTGA
- a CDS encoding ATP-dependent DNA ligase, with translation MHIRSPVKPMLAAPVERVPEPQACPGGCRYEPKFDGFRAIAIVDEAGGVLLASRRRTRFNEAFPEVAAAVAELVPAATVLDGEIVRWGPDGRLDFGALQRRHVAGRRRPDLARAEPCHYVVFDVLEAGGTDLRPRPLRERRTILERLLGDVPSTARVVPVPQTADAAEARLWFDALAGQGIEGLVVKDADGAYLEGRRRWRKVKRRTTAEGIVGGVTGTRQAPESLILGRFDADGRLRVVARTTPLPPAARTELAAVLHPGSPDHPWPAELPSGFAGGLYGSHPPIRYVRTEPETVVEFSADAAVENGRWRHAVRYVRMRAELDPGDVAPFGASY, from the coding sequence ATGCACATCCGTTCCCCGGTGAAGCCGATGCTGGCGGCGCCGGTCGAGCGCGTGCCGGAGCCCCAGGCGTGCCCCGGCGGGTGCCGGTACGAGCCGAAGTTCGACGGGTTCCGCGCGATCGCGATCGTGGACGAGGCGGGCGGGGTGCTGCTGGCGTCCCGCCGCCGGACGCGGTTCAACGAGGCGTTCCCCGAGGTGGCGGCGGCCGTGGCGGAGCTGGTGCCGGCCGCGACGGTGCTGGACGGCGAGATCGTCCGGTGGGGGCCGGACGGACGGCTGGACTTCGGCGCGCTGCAGCGCCGGCACGTCGCCGGGCGCCGCCGCCCCGACCTGGCGCGCGCCGAACCGTGCCATTACGTGGTGTTCGACGTCCTGGAGGCCGGCGGCACGGACCTGCGGCCGCGTCCGCTGCGCGAGCGCCGCACGATCCTGGAACGCCTGCTCGGGGACGTCCCGTCCACCGCGCGGGTGGTGCCGGTGCCGCAGACGGCGGACGCCGCGGAGGCGCGCCTGTGGTTCGACGCGCTCGCCGGGCAGGGCATCGAGGGCCTGGTGGTGAAGGACGCCGACGGCGCCTACCTGGAGGGGCGGCGCCGCTGGCGGAAGGTGAAGCGGCGGACGACGGCGGAGGGGATCGTCGGCGGGGTGACCGGCACCCGGCAGGCGCCGGAGTCGCTGATCCTGGGCCGGTTCGACGCGGACGGGCGGCTGCGGGTGGTCGCCCGGACGACGCCGCTGCCGCCCGCCGCGCGCACCGAGCTGGCCGCGGTGCTGCACCCGGGGTCGCCCGACCATCCGTGGCCGGCCGAGCTCCCGTCGGGTTTCGCGGGCGGCCTGTACGGTTCGCACCCGCCGATCCGGTACGTCCGCACCGAGCCGGAGACGGTGGTGGAGTTCAGCGCGGACGCGGCGGTGGAGAACGGACGCTGGAGGCACGCCGTCCGGTACGTCCGGATGCGGGCGGAACTGGATCCGGGGGACGTCGCGCCGTTCGGCGCCTCGTACTGA
- a CDS encoding class I SAM-dependent methyltransferase: MTLARVFEQIAGAQAPVEFTAYDGSRAGAPGADIRFHVRSPYAVSYLVHSPGALGLARAYVTGMIDVSGDMITALSTMQSVFGEVTGRQKAGILTEVMRDPLLRAAVSRRLDPPPQEAPFSRIPSWLRHSKRRDAKAISHHYDVSNTFYEWVLGPSMAYTCACFPREDATLEEAQFHKHDLVAKKIGLKPGMRLLDVGCGWGGMVMHAAQEYGVKALGVTLSKQQAEWAQKAIADRGLSDLAEVRHLDYRDVTETGFDAVSSIGLTEHIGKANLPSYFSFLYGKLVPGGRMLNHTITRPDNLAPPRKEDGFINRYVFPDGELEGPGHVQMQMNDAGFEIRHQENLREHYARTLTGWCRNLDEHWDEAVADVGEGTARVWRVYMAGCVLGFKQNWIQLHQTLGVKLDEKGNGNMPLRPDWGV; the protein is encoded by the coding sequence ATGACGCTGGCCAGGGTCTTCGAGCAGATCGCCGGGGCGCAGGCGCCAGTGGAGTTCACGGCGTACGACGGTTCGCGGGCGGGGGCGCCCGGCGCCGACATCCGGTTCCACGTGCGTTCGCCGTACGCGGTGTCCTACCTGGTGCATTCGCCGGGGGCGCTCGGGCTCGCGCGCGCCTACGTGACCGGGATGATCGACGTCTCCGGCGACATGATCACGGCGCTGTCCACGATGCAGTCGGTGTTCGGCGAGGTGACGGGACGCCAGAAGGCGGGGATTCTCACCGAGGTGATGCGCGATCCGCTGCTGCGGGCCGCGGTGAGCCGCCGGCTGGACCCGCCGCCGCAGGAGGCGCCGTTCAGCCGGATCCCGTCGTGGCTGCGGCACTCCAAGCGGCGCGACGCGAAGGCGATCTCCCATCACTACGACGTGTCGAACACGTTCTACGAGTGGGTGCTGGGCCCGTCGATGGCGTACACGTGCGCGTGCTTCCCCAGGGAGGACGCGACGCTGGAGGAGGCGCAGTTCCACAAGCACGACCTGGTCGCCAAGAAGATCGGGCTGAAGCCGGGGATGCGGCTGCTGGACGTGGGCTGCGGCTGGGGCGGCATGGTGATGCACGCCGCGCAGGAGTACGGCGTGAAGGCGCTGGGCGTGACGCTGTCGAAGCAGCAGGCGGAGTGGGCGCAGAAGGCGATCGCCGACCGCGGCCTGTCCGACCTGGCCGAGGTGCGGCACCTGGACTACCGGGACGTGACCGAGACCGGCTTCGACGCCGTCAGCTCGATCGGGCTGACCGAGCACATCGGCAAGGCGAACCTGCCGTCGTACTTCTCGTTCCTGTACGGGAAGCTGGTGCCGGGCGGGCGGATGCTGAACCACACCATCACGCGGCCCGACAACCTGGCTCCGCCCCGGAAGGAGGACGGGTTCATCAACCGGTACGTGTTCCCGGACGGTGAGCTCGAGGGGCCGGGGCACGTCCAGATGCAGATGAACGACGCCGGGTTCGAGATCCGGCACCAGGAGAACCTGCGGGAGCACTACGCCCGCACGCTCACCGGCTGGTGCCGGAACCTGGACGAGCACTGGGACGAGGCCGTCGCCGACGTCGGCGAGGGCACGGCCCGCGTGTGGCGCGTCTACATGGCGGGCTGCGTGCTCGGCTTCAAGCAGAACTGGATCCAGTTGCACCAGACCCTTGGGGTGAAGCTGGACGAGAAGGGGAACGGCAACATGCCGCTGCGTCCCGACTGGGGCGTGTGA
- a CDS encoding FAD-binding oxidoreductase, which produces MTELAIKGDHQRAVEALRRSYAAIPAGTPVRLAKKTSNLFRWRDPSEAPGLDVSGFDSVLSVDPDERTAQVQGMTTYEDLVDATLPHGLMPTVVPQLKTITLGGAVTGLGIESTSFRDGLPHESVLEMEVLTGDGRVVTATRDNEHADLFYGFPNSYGTLGYSLRLKIELRPVRPYVRLRHLRFDDAAALAKAMAEITESRTYEGEAVDFMDGTVFGASEQYITLGFFADEAPYTSDYTGQDIYYRSIQRRSVDFLTIRDYIWRWDTDWFWCSGAFGVQNPLVRRVWPDKAKRSDVYRKLVAYDRRYHLVARVDRWRGQRPREDVIQDIEVPVERLPEFLEFFHEKVGMSPIWLCPLRTKEDWPLYPLEQGRTYVNAGFWGTVRIPPGQIPEYHNRLIERRVAALDGHKSLYSTAFYGRDEFWRYYDGETYRRLKGVYDPDERLLDLYDKCVRGR; this is translated from the coding sequence ATGACGGAGCTTGCGATCAAGGGTGATCATCAGCGGGCGGTGGAGGCGCTCAGGCGGTCCTATGCGGCGATCCCGGCGGGCACGCCGGTGCGCCTGGCGAAGAAGACCTCGAACCTGTTCCGGTGGCGCGACCCCTCGGAGGCGCCCGGTCTGGACGTCTCGGGGTTCGACTCGGTACTGAGCGTGGACCCCGACGAGCGGACCGCGCAGGTCCAGGGCATGACGACCTACGAGGACCTGGTCGACGCGACGCTCCCGCACGGGCTGATGCCGACGGTCGTCCCGCAGCTGAAGACGATCACGCTGGGCGGCGCGGTGACCGGGCTCGGGATCGAGTCGACGTCGTTCCGCGACGGGCTCCCGCACGAGTCGGTGCTGGAGATGGAGGTCCTGACCGGAGACGGCCGGGTCGTCACGGCGACGCGCGACAACGAGCACGCGGACCTGTTCTACGGGTTCCCGAACTCCTACGGGACGCTCGGCTACTCCCTGCGGCTGAAGATCGAACTGCGGCCGGTGCGGCCGTACGTCCGGCTGCGGCACCTGCGGTTCGACGACGCGGCGGCCCTCGCGAAGGCGATGGCGGAGATCACCGAGTCGCGGACGTACGAGGGCGAGGCCGTCGACTTCATGGACGGCACGGTCTTCGGCGCGTCGGAGCAGTACATCACGCTGGGGTTCTTCGCGGACGAGGCGCCGTACACGTCGGACTACACCGGTCAGGACATCTACTACCGGTCGATCCAGCGGCGTTCGGTCGATTTCCTGACGATCCGCGACTACATCTGGCGCTGGGACACCGACTGGTTCTGGTGCTCGGGCGCGTTCGGGGTGCAGAATCCGCTCGTCCGGCGCGTGTGGCCGGACAAGGCCAAGCGGTCGGACGTGTACCGGAAGCTGGTCGCCTACGACCGGCGGTACCATCTCGTCGCCCGCGTGGACCGGTGGCGGGGACAGCGTCCGCGCGAGGACGTCATCCAGGACATCGAGGTGCCGGTGGAGCGGCTGCCGGAGTTCCTGGAGTTCTTCCACGAGAAGGTGGGGATGAGCCCCATCTGGCTGTGCCCGCTGCGGACGAAGGAAGATTGGCCGCTGTACCCGCTCGAGCAGGGCCGCACGTACGTGAACGCGGGTTTCTGGGGGACGGTGCGAATTCCCCCGGGGCAGATTCCCGAGTATCACAACCGGCTGATCGAGCGAAGGGTCGCCGCCCTGGACGGGCACAAGTCCCTTTACTCGACGGCCTTCTACGGCCGGGACGAGTTCTGGCGGTACTACGACGGGGAGACCTACCGGCGGCTCAAGGGCGTCTACGACCCGGACGAGCGGCTGCTGGACCTCTACGACAAGTGCGTGCGCGGGCGCTGA